The segment tgtattgtgctgtacgttttctacgtttctatgtttctaagccatGGATTCATTTCCACCTATCTGCAATTTTCCCAGCAACCtgaattcccctgctatgcaaagaTCTGTACAAGCTGTCTTAAATGCACTTTAtgaggtagtctccactgctGCAGTGGGCGAATCATTccccagattcatcactctctgagaaaatcagactctcctcatctccgtcctaaatctactcaccAGAATTTTGAGACTATATTCCCTAGTTTTAGTATCATCTGCCagaggaaacaactttcctgcgtCTAtgttatctatctctttcataactttatatatttctatcagatctgttcttctgaatttcagagaGTCCAGTCCAAGGCGCCTCAATGTCTCTTCATTGCctaactccctcatctctggaatcaacctgctgAACCTCCTGTTTATCACCTCTGCATCCAGTATCGCTGTCCTCAAgtaaagagaccagaactgcacgcagtactccaggtgtgacctCACCAATACACTGTGCATTTGCACCATAACCTccgtgctcttaaattcaatccctctggcaatgaaggcgAACATTACATTATTTTCTACATAACCagctgtacctgcaaaccaaccttttgagaTTCATGCACAAGTCCTCATAaccccctctgcacaacagcgtgCTGCAATATGTTACCACTTcaataataatctgttcttccGTTTTTCAAGTGGATGTCCTCGCATTTTGCAACAATATACGCCATCTGCCACGgccttgcccactcactttaGCTATCTATGGGTCTTTGCGGACTCTCtgcatcttctgcacaatttgcttttccactcaatatgGTATCATcaatgtgacggggtcctgaattaccccagTGAACTGTCCTTTtgaaatgtgagagagagagacagttgttCAACACcaaacaccttgttattaagagagagagagagaggcgaaatCTGCTTTCAAATGGTGTTATGGGTTCTTTGCAGAATGTTTACgctttgcaaggacactggcagatCCTGTGTTcttatagagagagagaaaggataagctgcttgatggacagctgggtttcagcacggtgagataaatagacgGTCAGCTGATAGACCAACAATCACATGGCCtcagacactgaatgagctttgttgtgcccacagaaaaggtgggtgtttggaggatcgatcagtggctctcgcagtgtgaaaagggtatgaccggtggggagttatttgcgTGTCCAACCCTCGTCCGCTAACCGGACAAACTCCGAATGCAATGTTGCCTTCCGTTTCTATCCAAGGCTTACTCTCCCCACCGTTACTGTCCTTGTTTTGAgtagaatatacttttgttgagcaccgttaaaaatctctttgaaagttttCCATTGTTCCTTAACCATCTCAAAATATAGCTTGCTTTCCCAGTCTACAAGAGCCAAATCCTTCCTCGTCCCATTGCtcaggcataatacactggtttgaATCAAACTATTCAACCTTCCTGTCCGTTGGATCGCTGTAGAACTTTTACGTCCACTCTGCCGGAGCTGTCTTCTCATGCTAGCGCAGGCATGTGAACATCTCAGTGCGATACGGTTTCCGCCGTACCCCTCGCCTGGTTTAGCTTTCCTGTCGAAGCGGTGCACCAATGTATGGCCggtgtcgcatgcaaacagttaATTCGAGTCATTGGTGAAAGCTAAGTGTCCAAAGGGGAGTTTGGACACCATAATCCCCATTATCACAGGTGCTGCACATCCCTGATCACCATATGCCCACATCACAATTAATTATTAACATGAAGCTATAATCAAGAATCTGGTTTGTTCTTTGATCTTCAGATCAGAGGGAGATAAGGTTGGCAAATGGAAAGAATCCCTGTCAGGGCAGACTTGAGGTTTTCTTTAACGGAACATGGGGAACAGTTTGCTCTGATTCGTTTGGCATGGAGAATGCACAAGTCGTTTGCTCCCAGCTCAACTGCGGCTCGGCGAAATTAATAGAAAACAGCGCTGCATTTGGAGAAGGGACTGGACCGATCTGGCTGGATGACGTGAGGTGTCGGTTGGGCGACTCACTTTTATGGCAATGCCCATCTTCATCATGGGGCCAGCACAACTGCAAACATGAGGAGGATGTTGGGATCATTTGTTCAGGTAATTATATCGTCATAGCGTTGTAGACTGCGAAACAGACCTTTCGGCTCACCTACCCGTGCCCAACTATTAATCGTCCTAGCCCCATCGGCTCGTACCCGGATCAAAGCTCTTCATTTCCCTCCCATCCACGGAACTGTCTAAATTTCTCTTGAACGTTGAAATAAACCCTTTCCCACAGTTCCACAGATTAGtcgttccacactctgagtgaagaaatatcCCATCATGTGTCCCTTAAAgacttcaccatttacacttaaACTATGAGCTGTAGTTCTAGACTACCTGACCCTGAGTGGAAAAAAGCCTTTTTGAATGGATCCTGTCTGAGCGACTCATAATGGCGGTTATCTCTAACAAATCTCACCTCATTCTTGTACGTTCTAGGGTATAACGTCCTACCTTATTTATccaaaataacctgcagatgctggggtcaaagcaacactctgaaggaactcagcaggtcggacagcaacGCGGAAATGTACGatagacgtttcgggccggaacctccaccgatcttttccacggatgccacccgacctgctgagttcctccaacgtgttcTGAGTGTTACCTTATTCACCCTTTCCCTTTTACTCATAGTGTCGATACTGCAGCATAATTGACAAAGTTTTCTGCACTCTGACAATGTTATAgatatatatttttaatatatttattatttatctatAAACGTAAGGACCTGCATTGGGAATATTTCACTGAAATTTTGAGTTAAATGTTTTACAGAAATATGGCCATCGAAACCGCTAATTAGGAAGGTCAAGAAGGAGAAGATAATCAACCCATTTCCAAAAGCCTCCAGTAATTACTGATATTTTCATTATTCAAATTTTTCAACGACTAtgtatttgttcttttttttaatgcttcttgTTTTAAGGCGTTTTCTCTGCTCCTTGTCAGGGAAGGATGAAGACTTTACCTCCCTCAATTTCCCTTTTCCGCTCTCACTTCATTTCTTGTCGCGTTAGTGCAAGAGAATATTTAAGTACAATGTAGGCCAATTCGCTGCTTTAGCAAAAACGATAGAACATTCTTGCTGAACGCTTTGTAATCAAAGGTTCGAGATATTCTAAATTTGGAGAGTATCGGAAAGTTTAACTGCTGAAGGACAGAAAATGGTGTGCAAGACGTTACAGCCGTATGGCTCAGATGTCCAAAAAAAGCCTTCAGCATTCAATGCAAAGAGTATAATGACGCCATTACAAATCCTGGTACATCTTTTGCCAAATTCGTAATTCCAGCGTGTCAGGGCCATATAGGATATTAAATGCCTGTATGCATATATGTTTCAATGAAAATATTGACAACATCAGAGTAGATCAACATATTCTATCGAACGTGTTGTTCTTCAGCTTTACTGTCCAATTGCATCCACGAACAATTAACATCCCAAAACATTAAACAGATGACTCATCTCTAGAAGTTGAGAGAGAGAAGTGGGTACATAGGAATTCTAATACAAGTTAATTCTCAAATAAGAACTCGTGCATATTTTGTTTCAGACCTGCGGCTCGTGGCGGGGTTCGATAATTGCTCTGGAAGACTTGAAGTTTTCTTCAGTGGGACGTGGGGAACGGTCTGTGACGATTCATGGGACAGACACGATGCTGCTGTCGTCTGTCGTCAATTAAACTGTGGGGATCCAGTCCTGGTTTTCGGGGGGATGCTATTCCTCCTTGGAAACGGCACTATTTGGATGGACGAGGTCAAATGCAAGGGTAGTGAGAATTTTCTGTGGGATTGCCAATTCTCTACATTGCATGGTCATGACTGTGGGCACAAAGAAACCGTCGGTGTGATATGTTCTGGTCAGTAATCAAATTATGTTTCTACTTTTCGTCAATTCCACTTATTTGCTCGTCATATCTCAATCTCTTAACACAACTCTAGAAGAAACATTGATATCTTCGAATAGGTACAACAAAATTAACCTTTCCATCATTGCTTGTCCGAGTCCTCAGCTGCTGGTGCCGTTCTACATCTATGTTCAACATAATTGACTTGGTCTGTATGTCTGTAATTTTCTTGGAGCATTTATTTCCCCTGAAGCCCATGCTTGTAATCCAGCTTTCCATCTCCTTACCTCTTAAAAAACATTCACACTCTATTTGCACCCCTGTAACGCCACTGGTGTTCGACTTGAAATCTTCACACGACTTGGAACTTCCCGGAAAATGCTTGGGTGAGATTAGTATTTATATATCTTTATGTGCACTGAGCAGTAATTTTCAGTTTACGTTTAACATTATAATGTTCAGAATTAAAATCAAACCCTGACAAACGCATGGAAATTTCACTTAATGAAGGCTGACAATTTTTCTCTGCTCTGATAGCTGAATCCGTGATTTGATGAAAGGcatgttttaaaattcatttacTCGGAGATACAGCACGGTCACAGGCATTTCTGGCCCAGTAAGACCGCGCTGCCCAATTACAGTCAGGTGACCAATTCACCTAATaacccctacatctttggaaagtcGGAGAAAAACCACGCTGTCGGGGGTGTATATACAATCTCCTTTCAGGCAGCCGTGGAATTGAACCAAGGTTTGTGACGCTATGCGCTTCCGTGTTGCTCCTGacaaaatatatttaaatttGTTTAACGTCTTTCTTTCAGGTCACCAGCCACATACTCCTACTTTTAGTAATCTGAGAGCCTTCATCTACGCCATTCCTTTCATTCTTGGTTCTCTTCTGGTTATCGTTTCTCTCTACCTGATCAAAAGCAAACGAAGACAGTTCCAGAATGGTTGGTaaatctattctcataagcctTCATGATTGACTATGAACTAATATAACATTCGTCGTGTTGATTCTTAGCTATATGGTAGGTTCCATGAATTCAGAGTGCATAAACGCATAAACACACTCTAAATGGCTGTCTAGGATATTCAGGTCCCGATTATTTAGGCGTGGATTGTAAACGTATTTGCCCTTGGTAAGATGAGCTAGAAAATATAAGTTGGCGCCACAACGCAGCTTGAAGGGTACTGCTGAATGCAGCGTATGCAAGGCGAAATGATGCTGTCAGACTTATCTGCTCGCTGGACGGACGGAAGAAACAGCATATGGAAGTAACGCGGAGGCTGTTGCTGAACGAAACTCAATCTGGAAATTGGAATGACATTATTACGGAACTCATAGCATTACGGCGCAGTACAGGTCTTTCTGCGTCCGCTGTTGTGCCGACAATTTAACTTACTCTAATTTCGATATACCCATCCCgccacagagccctccatttttcttatctTAATATTCTACCTCCAAAACCACCCTTGTCAAGACGCATCACTCGCCGCTCTGtgtgagaagaaaaaaaaaacttatgtcctatacttccctccagtcaccttaaaattatgctccctcgtATTTTCCATTTCCGCCCTGGAATACATATTCATTATATCCACTtgttctatgcctcttatcattttccATGCCTCCAACAAGCCACTTCTTATCGTCCTTCACTACAGACAGAAAACACTAGTCCGCTTGAACAATGCTTATCAGACAATTCTGAGTACTGCTGTATGTTGAAGACTGTTTGATTAACAGAGAGCAGTTAGTACAGAGAAATATTTCAGTGTGGTTCAGATGATGTAAGCATTGTTGGTTCACTGGACTTTGGAACTTATGCAGATGAATTTGATGAAGGTACAGACGATATTGCCGGTTCTATTTTTAATTCCATCACACGAAGGAGGGTTGCGAAGAATGTTTCTGGGATATTTTAATGAATGGATAAAATAGGAGATGTTAATTAAGTAATATATGTAATAATGTAATGGCTCCGTCTCTCTAAGTGGACAATGGATGCGCCCGTCTGGGCGATGAATATGGTGATCCCGGGCTGCctagacatcaagatccccctctcggcctctcggatgtggtccaaaggaatacgaagcagtacatt is part of the Mobula birostris isolate sMobBir1 chromosome 4, sMobBir1.hap1, whole genome shotgun sequence genome and harbors:
- the LOC140196964 gene encoding antigen WC1.1-like, producing the protein FRAADNVPVRLVNGASRCAGRVEVYYDGIWGTVCDDAWDFMDAHVVCKELNCGHAVNITKSSWFGQGSGPVWLDNLRCSANNSALWQCPARPWGENDCVHKEDAGVICSDQREIRLANGKNPCQGRLEVFFNGTWGTVCSDSFGMENAQVVCSQLNCGSAKLIENSAAFGEGTGPIWLDDVRCRLGDSLLWQCPSSSWGQHNCKHEEDVGIICSEIWPSKPLIRKVKKEKIINPFPKASNLRLVAGFDNCSGRLEVFFSGTWGTVCDDSWDRHDAAVVCRQLNCGDPVLVFGGMLFLLGNGTIWMDEVKCKGSENFLWDCQFSTLHGHDCGHKETVGVICSGHQPHTPTFSNLRAFIYAIPFILGSLLVIVSLYLIKSKRRQFQNGDRKSRRSTQKFGEPFYEEIAIQETGPGVVNAQSISSADKLEFHPDGDLHDYQNEDVEESPSPLDENFGEERDGIE